In a single window of the Desulfovibrio sp. ZJ209 genome:
- a CDS encoding N-acetyltransferase, which yields MPVDIPRFEVGSVPSTVPTTVPEVRLTADTKLEIRPARVSDVHGMSALINQYASSNVMLARGPQYLYQHIQDYMVVTAPSAENGAETVVACGALHVLWADLAEIRSIAVHQSCQDRGLGRSLVAALVERCRDLGIPRVFVFTLVASFFRNCGFREFERENLPPIVWVECSKCPKFYRCDEIGMIRSLTA from the coding sequence ATGCCCGTCGACATCCCCCGCTTTGAGGTTGGAAGCGTTCCTTCCACTGTTCCCACCACTGTTCCCGAAGTGCGCCTCACGGCGGACACGAAGCTCGAGATCCGCCCGGCGCGTGTGTCCGACGTGCATGGCATGTCGGCGCTCATCAACCAGTATGCGTCCTCCAATGTCATGCTGGCGCGTGGCCCGCAGTATCTCTACCAGCATATCCAGGACTACATGGTGGTGACGGCGCCCTCGGCGGAAAACGGCGCCGAGACGGTGGTCGCCTGCGGCGCCCTGCATGTGCTCTGGGCGGACCTCGCCGAGATTCGCTCCATCGCGGTGCACCAGTCCTGCCAGGACAGGGGCCTCGGGCGCAGCCTCGTGGCCGCCCTGGTGGAGCGCTGCCGCGACCTTGGCATCCCGCGGGTCTTCGTGTTCACGCTGGTGGCCTCGTTTTTCCGCAATTGCGGCTTCAGGGAATTTGAGCGCGAGAACCTGCCCCCCATCGTCTGGGTGGAGTGCAGCAAGTGCCCCAAGTTCTACCGCTGTGACGAAATCGGCATGATCCGCTCCCTCACGGCCTGA
- a CDS encoding radical SAM protein, translated as MRDTKNKAPSSTPAPGRDPLADPAFRAPGFLERLREAFLGVQRPLDCLQVEVTSRCAGRCIYCPHTTAGPSWKSRHMPDEVFAALWPFLRGAQRAHLQGWGEPFLHPRFLDYVALARRAGCAVSSTSCGLRMDAELAQKLAQSGMDLLAFSLVGTDEASNDARAGAPFARVCESVRQLRAAIREAGPPADGEPLEIHFAYLMLADRMEAARGLPALMDELDVDMAVVSTLDYLALPGQRELAFAPGEAEKIARARVILEHIAAEADSRGRIIHFALPGAEAVADAGGCRENVARSCYVDADGKVSPCVYLNVPDNAPDVRPGERGGGDGRRRVFGDVRAEAPWDIWNKPAFAAFREALVRNAPDTACHACPKRFER; from the coding sequence ATGCGCGATACAAAAAACAAGGCTCCAAGCTCCACCCCTGCGCCCGGCCGCGACCCGCTGGCCGACCCGGCCTTCCGGGCGCCCGGCTTTCTCGAGCGGCTGCGCGAGGCCTTTCTGGGCGTGCAACGTCCGCTCGACTGCCTGCAGGTGGAAGTGACTTCGCGTTGCGCCGGGCGCTGTATTTATTGCCCACACACCACGGCCGGCCCCTCCTGGAAGAGCCGCCACATGCCCGACGAGGTCTTCGCGGCCCTCTGGCCCTTCCTGCGCGGCGCACAGCGGGCGCACCTGCAAGGCTGGGGCGAACCCTTCCTGCACCCGCGCTTCCTCGATTATGTGGCCCTCGCGCGCCGGGCCGGCTGCGCCGTGTCCAGCACCTCCTGCGGGCTCAGGATGGACGCGGAGCTCGCGCAAAAGCTCGCGCAAAGCGGCATGGATCTCCTGGCGTTTTCGCTGGTGGGCACGGACGAGGCCAGCAATGACGCGCGCGCCGGAGCGCCCTTTGCGCGCGTGTGCGAAAGCGTGCGCCAGCTCCGCGCCGCCATCAGGGAGGCAGGCCCCCCTGCCGACGGCGAGCCGCTGGAGATCCATTTTGCCTACCTGATGCTCGCCGACAGGATGGAGGCCGCCCGCGGGCTGCCCGCGCTCATGGATGAGCTGGATGTGGACATGGCCGTGGTGAGCACGCTGGATTACCTGGCGCTCCCCGGGCAAAGGGAGCTCGCCTTCGCCCCAGGGGAGGCGGAAAAGATCGCGCGGGCCCGCGTGATACTGGAACACATCGCCGCCGAGGCCGACTCGCGGGGCCGCATCATCCACTTCGCCCTGCCCGGCGCCGAGGCCGTGGCCGACGCCGGCGGCTGCCGCGAAAACGTGGCGCGGAGCTGCTATGTGGACGCGGACGGCAAGGTCTCGCCCTGCGTGTACCTCAATGTGCCGGACAACGCGCCGGATGTACGCCCGGGCGAGCGGGGCGGCGGCGACGGGCGCCGCAGGGTCTTTGGCGATGTGCGCGCCGAGGCGCCGTGGGATATCTGGAACAAGCCGGCATTTGCGGCCTTTCGGGAAGCCCTCGTCCGCAATGCGCCTGACACGGCCTGCCACGCCTGCCCCAAGCGCTTCGAGCGCTGA
- a CDS encoding TraB/GumN family protein — MTDMLARMAALARVPEHSLPLMTALSQGLPFCIGPYLFLAAEDWLMAVAYPLTGRYSHETFKATLEEALERTGATACWAIGPDLPPSLAGHVTDKDRYYVLSAHARPPARLRGPLKKAAEVLTVTEGTVFTPEHRRLWAEFLGRIQRGEAAPMAPHVAALYARTPEALAEAGGSLRLLDARDGEGRLAASLLLDYAPENFVSYVLGAHSRAHPVPHASDLLFAAMLERAQAEGKRFIHLGLGVNEGILRFKRKWGARASFPYVMAEWTEAPSTPAKTGATAGPPRGSVLQDVALAFLRAPAERPKIIEDRPSRRPFAMLWEVEKNGRTSWVAGTAHFFCHSFEPSFRRLFRKVDHVLFEGPLDEGFMADVDRAGRTPLPGATPILDLLEEADVRRLERVVHGPQGALARSFGLVHERKVDVRWLLAHARPWCAFFSLWTAFLERQGWRESVDMEAWRVAHAMGKNVVGMESLEEQLDSLGSLPPERVVRFFRACGGWKALSRKNMRAYLAGDLEGMMGSSAEFPTRTEYVISRRDQRFRERMRPYLEEGRAAVFVGSAHMVNLRHMLVEDGFNVRQAPFGLLPRLKLRLRRMRRGGEDVAW, encoded by the coding sequence ATGACGGACATGCTTGCGCGCATGGCCGCCCTCGCCCGCGTGCCCGAGCATTCGCTGCCGCTCATGACGGCCCTTTCGCAAGGGCTGCCCTTCTGCATCGGGCCGTATCTCTTCCTCGCCGCGGAAGACTGGCTCATGGCCGTTGCCTACCCGCTTACGGGGCGCTACAGCCACGAGACCTTTAAAGCGACACTTGAAGAAGCGCTGGAGCGCACGGGCGCCACGGCCTGCTGGGCCATCGGGCCCGACCTTCCCCCTTCTCTCGCCGGGCACGTGACGGACAAGGACCGCTATTACGTCCTTTCCGCCCACGCCAGGCCTCCAGCGCGGCTGCGCGGTCCGCTCAAAAAGGCGGCGGAAGTGCTCACCGTGACCGAAGGCACGGTCTTTACGCCCGAGCACCGGCGCCTCTGGGCCGAATTTCTCGGCCGCATCCAGCGCGGCGAGGCCGCACCCATGGCGCCCCATGTGGCCGCGCTCTATGCGCGCACCCCCGAGGCCTTGGCCGAGGCCGGCGGCAGCCTGCGGCTGCTGGACGCCCGGGACGGCGAGGGCCGGCTCGCGGCCTCCCTGCTCCTCGACTATGCCCCTGAGAACTTCGTGAGCTATGTGCTCGGCGCGCACTCCCGCGCCCATCCCGTGCCTCACGCTTCCGACCTTTTGTTCGCCGCCATGCTCGAACGCGCGCAGGCCGAAGGCAAGCGTTTCATCCATCTCGGTCTCGGCGTCAATGAGGGCATCCTGCGCTTCAAGCGCAAATGGGGCGCCCGGGCGTCCTTTCCCTATGTCATGGCGGAATGGACCGAAGCGCCCAGCACCCCGGCAAAGACTGGCGCCACTGCCGGGCCGCCCCGGGGTAGCGTGCTCCAGGATGTGGCGCTCGCCTTTCTGCGCGCGCCGGCCGAGCGGCCAAAAATCATCGAGGACAGGCCGAGCCGCCGCCCCTTCGCCATGCTCTGGGAGGTGGAGAAGAACGGCCGCACCTCCTGGGTGGCGGGCACGGCGCACTTTTTCTGCCATTCCTTCGAGCCCTCGTTCCGCCGCCTCTTCCGCAAGGTGGACCATGTGCTCTTCGAGGGACCGCTGGACGAAGGCTTCATGGCCGACGTGGACCGCGCGGGCCGCACGCCGCTCCCGGGGGCAACGCCCATTCTTGATTTGCTGGAAGAGGCGGATGTGCGCCGCCTCGAACGCGTGGTGCACGGCCCGCAGGGGGCGCTCGCCCGAAGTTTCGGGCTGGTGCACGAGCGCAAGGTGGATGTGCGGTGGCTGCTCGCCCATGCGCGGCCCTGGTGCGCCTTTTTCAGCCTCTGGACCGCCTTTCTGGAGCGGCAGGGCTGGCGCGAATCCGTGGACATGGAGGCCTGGCGCGTGGCGCATGCCATGGGCAAGAACGTGGTGGGCATGGAGAGCCTTGAAGAGCAGCTGGACTCGCTGGGTTCGCTGCCGCCCGAGCGCGTGGTGCGCTTCTTCCGGGCCTGCGGCGGCTGGAAGGCGCTCTCGCGCAAAAACATGCGCGCCTATCTCGCCGGCGACCTCGAAGGCATGATGGGCTCGAGCGCGGAATTCCCCACGCGCACGGAATACGTCATCAGCCGCCGTGACCAGCGCTTCAGGGAGCGCATGCGCCCCTATCTTGAGGAAGGCAGGGCCGCGGTCTTTGTGGGCTCGGCGCACATGGTCAATTTGCGGCACATGCTGGTCGAAGACGGCTTCAACGTCCGGCAGGCGCCGTTCGGCCTTTTGCCGCGCCTCAAGCTCAGGCTGCGGCGCATGCGGCGCGGCGGGGAGGATGTGGCATGGTAG
- a CDS encoding HD domain-containing protein: MPTIRKNLLQLLFSGAYLLRWNDKLRPVELQEIDKQAHKMLLACALWQENSRDMPAPERTALGQKIIEGGLFDYFYRCIITDIKPPVFYKIKENPEHYRQLTEYVLGRLEPVLAPLGPFWERMRAWHLEGAGEDSLARRILTAAHLYASQWEFQIIRPLNGFDDEMDSIGQSFVERLNTLRGLRGMDSLLIPGTALARFANLCGQLRFQIRWTQAPRIPATSVLGHMFIVASLGYFFSLGVGACPARSVNNFFCGLFHDLPELLTRDIISPVKQSISSLPQLIKEYEEDELERRILGPLRKEGFGELVARIAYYLGLEVGSEFQECRREGGAVVAVDGFDELQRRYNRDEDDPKDGQLLKICDWLAAFLEAHSSIRNGVSSPHLVAAEARLKGKLNESRLEPVLQLEALLADFD; this comes from the coding sequence ATGCCGACCATTCGCAAGAACCTGCTGCAGCTGCTTTTTTCCGGCGCCTATCTCCTTCGCTGGAACGACAAGCTGCGCCCCGTGGAATTGCAGGAGATCGACAAGCAGGCGCACAAAATGCTGCTCGCCTGCGCGCTCTGGCAGGAAAATTCGCGCGACATGCCGGCGCCGGAACGCACGGCCCTCGGGCAGAAAATCATCGAGGGCGGCCTGTTCGACTATTTTTACCGCTGCATCATCACGGACATCAAGCCGCCGGTTTTCTACAAGATCAAGGAAAATCCCGAACATTACCGCCAGCTCACGGAATATGTGCTCGGCCGCCTCGAGCCCGTGCTGGCGCCGCTCGGTCCCTTCTGGGAGCGCATGCGCGCCTGGCATCTCGAAGGCGCGGGCGAGGACAGCCTTGCCCGCCGCATCCTCACCGCGGCCCATCTCTACGCCTCGCAGTGGGAATTCCAGATCATCAGGCCGCTCAATGGCTTTGACGATGAAATGGATTCCATCGGGCAGTCCTTCGTGGAGCGGCTCAACACCCTGCGCGGCCTGCGCGGCATGGATTCGCTGCTCATCCCTGGCACGGCGCTCGCGCGCTTCGCCAACCTCTGCGGCCAGTTGCGCTTCCAGATCCGCTGGACGCAGGCTCCGCGCATCCCCGCCACGTCCGTGCTCGGGCACATGTTCATCGTGGCTTCCCTGGGCTACTTTTTCAGCCTCGGGGTGGGAGCCTGCCCGGCGCGCTCGGTCAACAACTTTTTCTGCGGCCTGTTCCACGACCTGCCCGAGCTTTTGACGCGCGACATCATCTCCCCGGTGAAGCAGTCCATCTCAAGCCTGCCCCAGCTCATCAAGGAATATGAGGAGGACGAGCTCGAGCGGCGCATCCTCGGGCCCTTGCGCAAGGAGGGCTTCGGGGAGCTCGTGGCGCGCATCGCCTATTATCTCGGGCTCGAAGTGGGCTCGGAATTCCAGGAGTGCCGCCGCGAGGGTGGGGCCGTCGTGGCCGTGGACGGCTTTGACGAGCTCCAGCGCCGCTACAACCGCGACGAGGACGACCCCAAGGACGGGCAGCTCCTCAAGATCTGCGACTGGCTGGCCGCCTTTCTCGAGGCGCATAGCTCCATCCGCAACGGCGTCTCCTCGCCGCATCTGGTGGCGGCCGAGGCGCGCCTCAAGGGCAAGCTCAACGAGAGCAGGCTCGAGCCCGTGCTCCAGCTCGAGGCGCTGCTCGCGGATTTTGACTGA
- the argF gene encoding ornithine carbamoyltransferase: protein MNRLAGRDFLKEIDFTPEDLVYLLDLAARLKAAKKAGREPRFLEGRNIALLFEKDSTRTRCAFEVGAHDQGAHVTYLGPTGSQMGKKESLADTARVLSGFFDGIEYRGFGQERVEALAEYAGVPVWNGLTNEWHPTQLLADMLTMRETCPKPLGQQRLAYLGDARYNMGNSLMVGSAMLGVDFCSVAPRELWTSDEVYQMARHIGEKTGARITRTESVEEGVRGSDFLYTDVWVSMGEPDEAWKERIRLLTPYRVTERVMQLTGNPGCRFLHCLPAFHDRKTEIGEQIYRRFGIECMEVDDAVFESPRSVVFQEAENRLHTIKAVMVATLATRPLEFSE from the coding sequence ATGAACAGGCTTGCAGGCAGGGATTTTCTTAAAGAGATCGACTTCACCCCCGAAGACCTCGTCTATCTTCTCGACCTGGCGGCGCGGCTCAAAGCGGCCAAGAAGGCCGGGCGCGAGCCGCGCTTTCTCGAGGGGCGCAATATCGCGCTGCTCTTTGAGAAGGACTCCACGCGCACCCGTTGCGCCTTTGAGGTCGGCGCCCATGACCAGGGCGCGCACGTCACCTATCTCGGCCCCACGGGCTCGCAGATGGGCAAGAAGGAATCCCTGGCGGATACAGCGCGCGTGCTCTCAGGCTTTTTCGACGGCATCGAATACCGCGGCTTCGGGCAGGAGCGCGTGGAGGCGCTCGCCGAATATGCCGGCGTGCCGGTGTGGAACGGCCTGACCAACGAGTGGCACCCCACCCAGTTGCTCGCCGACATGCTCACCATGCGCGAAACCTGCCCGAAGCCCTTGGGCCAGCAGCGCCTCGCCTATCTGGGCGACGCGCGCTACAATATGGGCAATTCGCTCATGGTGGGCTCGGCCATGCTGGGCGTGGATTTTTGCTCGGTGGCGCCCCGGGAGCTCTGGACCTCGGACGAGGTCTACCAGATGGCGCGCCACATCGGCGAAAAGACGGGCGCGCGCATCACGCGCACGGAAAGCGTGGAGGAGGGCGTGCGCGGCAGCGATTTTCTTTATACGGATGTGTGGGTCTCCATGGGCGAGCCCGACGAGGCCTGGAAGGAGCGCATCCGCCTGCTCACGCCCTACCGCGTCACGGAAAGGGTCATGCAGCTCACGGGCAATCCCGGCTGCCGCTTCCTCCATTGCCTGCCGGCCTTCCATGACCGCAAGACCGAGATCGGCGAGCAGATTTACCGCCGCTTCGGCATCGAGTGCATGGAGGTGGACGACGCGGTGTTCGAGTCCCCCCGCAGTGTGGTCTTTCAGGAGGCGGAAAACCGCCTCCACACCATCAAGGCCGTCATGGTGGCCACCCTGGCCACCAGGCCGCTGGAATTTTCGGAATAG
- a CDS encoding O-acetylhomoserine aminocarboxypropyltransferase/cysteine synthase family protein — protein sequence MKEATKCLHAGYSPKNGEPRVVPIVQSTTYVYDSTAEVARLFDLEQAGFFYSRIGNPTVDAVEQKIAALEGGVGALCTSSGQAAVMLAALNLARAGDHIVSATNVYGGTFNLFNTIFRRFGIETTFVDQGATDEELAAAFRPNTRFVYGETIANPALSVLDIERFARLAHERGLPLLVDNTFATPILCRPFEFGADVVIHSTTKYMDGHAVQLGGVIVDSGNFDWRNGNFPEFTEPDASYHGLVYADAFGPAAYIAKARVQLMRDLGCCQSAQGAFYTNLGLETLPLRMQKHSENAEAAARWLEGQDKVEWVRYPGLTWDPYAKLAARYLPHGCSGVVSFSFRGGREAGARFIDALELISLETHVADIRTSVLHPATSTHRQLSDEQLAAAGITPGTVRLSVGLEAWDDIRTDLERGMDAA from the coding sequence ATGAAAGAAGCCACCAAGTGCCTCCATGCGGGCTACAGCCCGAAAAACGGCGAGCCCCGCGTGGTGCCCATCGTCCAGAGCACGACCTACGTCTACGATTCCACTGCCGAGGTGGCCCGGCTTTTCGACCTTGAGCAAGCGGGCTTCTTTTATTCCCGCATCGGCAACCCCACCGTTGACGCCGTGGAGCAGAAGATCGCCGCGCTCGAGGGCGGCGTTGGCGCGCTCTGCACCTCATCCGGGCAGGCGGCGGTCATGCTCGCGGCGCTCAATCTCGCGCGCGCGGGCGACCACATCGTCAGCGCGACCAATGTCTACGGCGGCACCTTCAACCTCTTTAACACCATCTTCCGGCGCTTCGGCATCGAAACCACCTTTGTGGACCAGGGCGCCACGGATGAGGAGCTTGCCGCCGCCTTCCGGCCCAACACGCGCTTCGTCTATGGCGAGACCATCGCCAACCCGGCCCTGAGCGTGCTGGATATCGAGCGCTTCGCGAGGCTCGCGCACGAACGCGGCCTGCCGCTTCTCGTGGACAATACCTTCGCGACGCCCATCCTCTGCCGCCCCTTCGAGTTCGGCGCGGATGTGGTCATCCACTCCACCACTAAGTACATGGACGGTCACGCCGTGCAGCTCGGCGGCGTTATCGTGGACAGCGGCAATTTTGACTGGCGAAACGGCAACTTCCCGGAATTTACCGAGCCGGACGCCTCCTACCACGGCCTCGTCTATGCCGATGCCTTCGGGCCGGCGGCCTACATCGCCAAGGCGCGCGTGCAGCTCATGCGTGACCTCGGCTGCTGCCAGAGCGCGCAGGGGGCCTTTTATACCAATCTCGGGCTTGAGACACTGCCCCTGCGCATGCAGAAGCACTCGGAAAACGCCGAGGCAGCCGCGCGCTGGCTGGAAGGCCAGGACAAGGTGGAATGGGTGCGCTATCCGGGCCTCACGTGGGACCCGTATGCCAAGCTCGCCGCCAGGTACCTCCCCCACGGATGCAGCGGCGTTGTCTCCTTCTCGTTCAGGGGTGGGCGGGAGGCCGGGGCGCGCTTCATCGACGCGCTCGAGCTCATCTCGCTGGAGACCCATGTGGCGGACATCCGCACGTCGGTGCTCCACCCGGCCACCTCCACGCACCGGCAGCTTTCGGACGAGCAACTGGCGGCCGCCGGCATCACGCCGGGCACGGTGCGCCTCTCGGTGGGCCTTGAAGCCTGGGACGACATCCGCACGGACCTTGAACGCGGCATGGACGCCGCCTGA
- the grpE gene encoding nucleotide exchange factor GrpE, whose amino-acid sequence MERPDAAMEDAPFGAPGDAQGDDLAAKADAVRDVSEGAEKEDAPAPEATPADDEALARCKSEMEELRLRTAAEMENFKKRLTREHQEQMRFAAERVLGDLLPSLDNLDLALQYGSQHEACKDMLQGVSMTRKLLLDALEKNGLKALGEVGEEFNPEVHEAVGFEPNQDLAPGSVTRVMQRGYKLNDRLLRAAKVMINQ is encoded by the coding sequence ATGGAGCGCCCCGATGCCGCCATGGAGGACGCCCCCTTCGGCGCGCCCGGCGATGCCCAGGGCGACGATTTGGCCGCCAAGGCCGACGCCGTGCGCGACGTGTCGGAGGGCGCCGAAAAAGAGGACGCCCCGGCGCCTGAAGCCACGCCCGCGGACGACGAGGCGCTGGCCCGCTGCAAGTCTGAGATGGAAGAACTGCGCCTGCGCACCGCCGCCGAGATGGAAAATTTCAAGAAGCGGCTCACCCGCGAGCATCAGGAGCAGATGCGCTTCGCGGCGGAGCGGGTTCTCGGCGACCTGTTGCCGAGCCTCGACAACCTTGATCTCGCCCTGCAGTACGGCAGCCAGCACGAGGCCTGCAAGGACATGCTGCAGGGGGTCTCCATGACGCGCAAGCTCCTTCTGGACGCGCTGGAAAAGAATGGCCTCAAGGCCCTTGGCGAGGTGGGCGAGGAGTTCAACCCTGAAGTCCATGAAGCCGTTGGCTTTGAGCCCAACCAGGATCTCGCCCCCGGCTCGGTGACGCGTGTCATGCAGCGCGGCTACAAGCTCAATGACCGGCTGCTCCGCGCCGCCAAGGTGATGATCAACCAGTAG
- a CDS encoding translation initiation factor 2, which produces MRGAAALALAFALLMVVPGRAAEMQLSKGMTHYARDMEFYYQKPRPEVLPGLVRTLATQGVLGHGEKRLVVAAFLGELAAQRKASLEALADGAQSLPGGAAADARRTLAWAAHLGGLSRERQLLDRLLTPADATLRAHIGRSPAPLAAWQVGEPAVPRMFWGAYMASGDAAWLDRLIDAALSYARLNAAGRQGEAGFAGNAAAAALLYDMAPRHAAVQERVRARVAGASGPEADTLRLILRENSR; this is translated from the coding sequence ATGCGCGGCGCAGCTGCCCTCGCCCTCGCGTTCGCGCTGCTCATGGTGGTACCGGGCCGCGCAGCCGAGATGCAGCTTTCCAAGGGCATGACACACTACGCGCGGGACATGGAATTCTATTACCAGAAGCCCCGGCCCGAGGTCTTGCCCGGACTTGTGCGCACGCTGGCGACCCAGGGAGTGCTCGGGCACGGCGAAAAGCGCCTCGTGGTGGCGGCCTTTCTGGGTGAGCTCGCGGCGCAGCGCAAGGCCTCGCTGGAGGCGCTGGCGGACGGCGCGCAGTCCCTTCCGGGAGGAGCGGCGGCCGATGCCCGGCGCACCCTGGCCTGGGCAGCGCATCTCGGGGGGCTTTCGCGGGAGCGGCAACTGCTCGACAGGCTGCTCACGCCGGCCGACGCCACCCTGCGGGCGCATATCGGCCGCAGCCCGGCGCCGCTTGCCGCGTGGCAGGTGGGCGAGCCCGCGGTTCCGCGCATGTTCTGGGGCGCCTACATGGCCTCGGGCGACGCGGCATGGCTCGACCGCCTCATTGACGCGGCCCTCAGCTATGCCCGGCTCAATGCCGCCGGCAGGCAGGGAGAGGCGGGTTTTGCGGGCAACGCCGCCGCCGCTGCCCTGCTCTATGACATGGCGCCACGGCATGCGGCCGTGCAGGAGCGCGTGCGGGCGCGCGTTGCCGGCGCGAGCGGGCCCGAGGCCGACACCCTGCGCCTTATCCTGAGGGAAAACAGCCGGTGA
- the hisD gene encoding histidinol dehydrogenase: MTCRLLHIQNEKDWAQASAWLAGRTTPDAGVETAVREIIATVREHGDAALVDYTRKFDSPEFTLPVRVSQQEIARAAASVPVESREYIYGAAANIRTFHEAQMDRSWFVTRPDGTILGQRVLPVDAVGLYVPGGKGGNTPLISSLLMNAIPAQVAGVPRLAICTPPRADGSVDPHLLAAAHLLDIEEVYRVGGAWSIAALAFGTESVARVDVIAGPGNIYVTTAKRLLQGMVGIDMIAGPSEVLILADDSANAAWVAADMLSQAEHDTLACAICVTDSPRLAERLPQELERQCVELPRAGIASRSLTDWGCIAVVPDLSTAVAIANHVAPEHLEICTRDPWAMLPHIRHAGAAFLGQHSPEPVGDYYAGPNHVLPTLGTARFSSALSVQTFCKKTSIIAASPAFLEKNAEAITGLARLEGLEAHARSVEARRKRGGALLK, translated from the coding sequence ATGACATGCCGCCTGCTCCACATCCAGAATGAAAAAGACTGGGCCCAGGCCTCCGCGTGGCTCGCCGGCCGCACCACGCCCGACGCTGGCGTGGAGACCGCCGTGCGCGAGATCATCGCCACTGTACGCGAGCACGGCGACGCCGCCCTTGTGGACTACACCCGAAAGTTCGACTCCCCGGAATTCACCCTGCCCGTCCGGGTGAGCCAGCAGGAGATCGCGCGGGCCGCGGCCTCCGTCCCGGTGGAAAGCCGGGAATATATTTACGGCGCCGCGGCCAATATCCGCACCTTCCATGAAGCGCAGATGGACCGCTCGTGGTTCGTGACGCGCCCGGACGGCACCATCTTAGGCCAGCGCGTGCTCCCGGTGGACGCGGTGGGCCTCTATGTGCCCGGGGGCAAGGGTGGCAATACGCCGCTCATCTCGAGCCTGCTCATGAACGCCATCCCCGCACAGGTGGCCGGGGTGCCGCGGCTCGCCATCTGCACCCCCCCGCGCGCCGACGGCAGCGTGGACCCTCACCTGCTTGCCGCGGCGCACCTCCTCGACATCGAGGAGGTCTACCGCGTGGGCGGCGCATGGAGCATCGCGGCGCTGGCCTTCGGCACGGAAAGCGTGGCCCGCGTGGATGTTATCGCGGGCCCGGGCAACATCTATGTCACCACGGCCAAGCGCCTCTTGCAGGGCATGGTGGGCATCGACATGATCGCGGGCCCGAGCGAGGTGCTCATCCTCGCCGATGACAGTGCCAATGCCGCCTGGGTGGCGGCCGACATGCTCTCCCAGGCGGAGCACGACACCCTCGCCTGCGCCATCTGCGTTACCGATTCGCCGCGCCTCGCCGAGCGCCTGCCGCAGGAGCTGGAACGGCAGTGCGTCGAGCTCCCGCGCGCCGGGATCGCCTCGCGCTCCCTCACGGACTGGGGCTGCATCGCCGTGGTGCCCGACCTCTCCACCGCAGTGGCCATCGCCAACCACGTGGCGCCGGAGCATCTGGAGATTTGCACGCGTGACCCGTGGGCCATGCTGCCGCACATCCGGCACGCGGGCGCGGCCTTCCTTGGGCAGCACAGCCCTGAGCCCGTGGGGGACTATTACGCGGGGCCCAACCATGTGCTGCCCACCCTTGGGACGGCGCGTTTTTCCTCCGCGCTCTCCGTGCAGACATTTTGCAAAAAAACGAGCATCATCGCGGCGTCGCCGGCGTTTCTTGAAAAAAATGCCGAGGCCATCACGGGCCTCGCGCGCCTGGAGGGGCTCGAAGCGCATGCCCGCTCCGTGGAGGCGCGGCGCAA
- a CDS encoding GNAT family N-acetyltransferase, translating into MVAGASHLAHITAAALTPDQLLPYVRAVSGLESSLCGGCALHHGGGQAVLVAYPAGKPDDGSAVDAAVAEALALPGLERLTVIAAARPGAAPAHAESTEDAYWSLPLPLEVPPGRAGQKIRNLLRRAARETTIVQSGGPGAWTTEHAALAEAFMVRKGAEVDEGSSYIFRKLGDYLAAAPDARLFSARDAAGRLLACAIGDYSSFSTAFYMFAFRSPDAPPGTADALLAALAADGAARGHCLLNLGLGMGAGVSFFKKKWGATPFLPCVETSWSPQPEKKRGWLGRIFGH; encoded by the coding sequence ATGGTAGCCGGGGCTTCACATCTCGCACACATCACGGCGGCCGCGCTCACGCCCGACCAGTTGCTCCCCTATGTGCGCGCCGTTTCCGGGCTGGAGAGCAGCCTTTGTGGCGGCTGCGCGCTCCACCACGGGGGCGGACAGGCGGTATTGGTGGCCTATCCCGCCGGCAAGCCGGACGATGGCAGCGCCGTTGACGCCGCCGTGGCCGAGGCCCTGGCGCTCCCCGGGCTGGAGCGCCTGACCGTTATCGCGGCTGCCCGCCCCGGCGCGGCGCCCGCGCATGCGGAAAGCACGGAAGACGCGTACTGGTCTCTTCCCCTGCCCCTCGAGGTTCCACCGGGTCGCGCGGGCCAGAAGATCCGCAACCTTTTGCGTCGCGCCGCGCGGGAAACGACTATCGTGCAAAGCGGCGGCCCGGGCGCCTGGACGACAGAGCACGCAGCGCTCGCCGAAGCCTTCATGGTGAGGAAGGGCGCGGAGGTGGACGAGGGCAGCAGCTACATTTTCCGCAAGCTCGGTGACTATCTGGCCGCCGCGCCGGACGCGCGCCTTTTTTCCGCGCGGGATGCGGCCGGGCGCCTCCTCGCCTGCGCCATCGGGGATTATTCCTCCTTCTCGACGGCCTTTTACATGTTCGCCTTCCGTTCGCCGGACGCGCCCCCCGGCACGGCCGACGCCCTCCTCGCGGCTCTTGCCGCCGACGGCGCGGCCCGGGGGCACTGCCTGCTCAACCTCGGCCTCGGCATGGGCGCGGGCGTCAGCTTTTTCAAGAAAAAGTGGGGCGCCACGCCCTTTTTGCCCTGTGTGGAAACGAGCTGGAGCCCGCAACCGGAAAAGAAGCGCGGCTGGCTCGGCAGGATCTTCGGGCACTGA